TTTTGGCGCTGGGTATTTTGGGGATAGTTGCGATCGCATGGTGGCAGCGCGATCCCACGGTAATCGCAATTGTGCTTCTGTGCTGTGCGATGGGCTACACATACCAGGGTCCACCCTTTCGCTTGGGATACCAGGGTTTAGGCGAAATTATCTGCTTTTTTACGTTTGGCCCTTTGGCAGTTTCAGCAGCTTATTACAGTCAAACTCAGACGTGGTCATTCACTGCGCTTGCAGCTTCTATAATTCTAGGAATTAGCACGAGTTTAATTTTGTTTTGTTCTCATTTTCATCAAGTTGAGGATGATTTAGCAGCCGGCAAGCGTTCACCCATTGTTCGTCTGGGAACTGCGAAAGGCGCTCAACTTTTGCCCTGGCTATGTGGCAGTATTTACGCGCTTACGGGCTTCTTTGTGGCTTTAGGAGTGTTTCCGCTGATAACATTGTTAACGTTTATCAGTTTGCCGGTTGCTATCCAGTTATGCCGGCACGTTAGCACTTACTACAACGAGCCGATAAAGGTGAGCAACTGTAAATTTATTGCAGTTACCTTACATTTTTGGAGTGGTTTGCTGTTGGGTTTGGGATTCATCGTTTAAAAAAAGCATGAGTTCTGAAATGTCTATTATTTCCAGTCGGGAAGGTTTGTCTGCCGGCATTGCAATTGGGAAGAGAGAAGGTTTTAATCCTTATCAATTCCACTATTCTTTAATCGGCAGCCTAAACCAGCCGGTGATTTTGTTTTTGCATGGATTTATGGGCGACAGCAATGATTTTAGCGAAATCATCTCGATGCTGTGCGAACAATTTTGCTGTCTAGCCGTTGATCTCCCCGGACATGGAAAAACCCTAATTAACGGGACAAGTGAATGCTACACGATGCCCAATACTGCCTTAGGCTTAATTAATTTACTTGATAATTTAAAAATTGAAAAATGCTTTTTAGCCGGCTATTCTATGGGCGGAAGATTAGCTTTATATCTTACCCTTCACTTTCCAAGCCGGTTTGAGAAAGTTATTCTAGAGTCAACCTCTCCAGGATTGAAAACAGCAGAGGAAAGAACCCAACGCATCCAAATTGATTGGGAATGGGCGCGGGAATTAGAAACTAAGGATTTTAAAGATTTTTTATTAAATTGGTATAAGCAATCCTTGTTTAAAACATTACAAACTCATCCAAATTTTGATAAATTAATCGAACGTAGGTTACAAAATAATCCCCTAGAACTCGCTAAATCACTTCGACAGATGGGAACCGGCAATCAGCCGTCCTTATGGGATAAAATCGCAGACAATAAAATTCCTGTAAGATTCCTA
The Microcoleus sp. FACHB-672 DNA segment above includes these coding regions:
- the menA gene encoding 2-carboxy-1,4-naphthoquinone phytyltransferase; translation: MTTQIIERSNTKLWLAAIKPPMYSVAVMPIWLGTAVAAAETQTLHSGIFSTFLISAIAILAWLNLSNDVFDSETGIDKNKAHSLVNLTGNKSLIFWLANLFLALGILGIVAIAWWQRDPTVIAIVLLCCAMGYTYQGPPFRLGYQGLGEIICFFTFGPLAVSAAYYSQTQTWSFTALAASIILGISTSLILFCSHFHQVEDDLAAGKRSPIVRLGTAKGAQLLPWLCGSIYALTGFFVALGVFPLITLLTFISLPVAIQLCRHVSTYYNEPIKVSNCKFIAVTLHFWSGLLLGLGFIV
- the menH gene encoding 2-succinyl-6-hydroxy-2,4-cyclohexadiene-1-carboxylate synthase, whose product is MSIISSREGLSAGIAIGKREGFNPYQFHYSLIGSLNQPVILFLHGFMGDSNDFSEIISMLCEQFCCLAVDLPGHGKTLINGTSECYTMPNTALGLINLLDNLKIEKCFLAGYSMGGRLALYLTLHFPSRFEKVILESTSPGLKTAEERTQRIQIDWEWARELETKDFKDFLLNWYKQSLFKTLQTHPNFDKLIERRLQNNPLELAKSLRQMGTGNQPSLWDKIADNKIPVRFLGGEYDDKFKCINAEMATLCQVSKLRIITKTGHNIHFENPKAYIEILSNFFRV